The genome window GTTATGTTAAAAGATAGAGGTagcaatttaatatattttttaaggaaTGAAAAATAGTAGTAATATCTTGTAATGTTGGGTagtcaatattttaatttcaatacaaattttaatatattttttaagacaCTTGATACTGCTAACATAAAAAACGGGACACGGACACAGCTAATGTAAAGAGCACTATATTTTTTAGCATGATACTTTATTTTATGTGAGAAGGAAAGCGACAAGTTACTTTCAACTGAGCATGCGATTGCAGTCTAACAAAAACTAAGCAttgttagcggccaacactcggtgggatttagtcccacatcggatagataaaactcttgagaagagtttataaagaggagacaatcctcaccttacaagttaattttgtaaagatgagttagacctcgatattcgtgacaaGCATATGATTTCATGGtgttgtaaataaaataaaataataagagataCTTTGTAAATAAAACAAAGGTGTGTAAATTTAATTGGAAAGAAAGAACCCTTTGCGGAGCCATGTGAGGCATCATGAGGTGGGGGGACACAACGGCTACATGCCTGATTAACTattgttatttttcatattaatatattatctgTCACACTCCATTTTCTTATTCCATTCTTTCTCATTACCAAACTTATAGCAACTTTTTCAATTgtgttttcatatttttgttgatttgaaGAATGGCTGAGAAAATTCCATATGGTGTTGCTACTACCCTCATTAACAGGTTACTTAATATTCAATCTTTTATATATCATATCATACACGGTTGTTTATTATTACTAGAACTAGAAGACAAGTATCAAAATTTAAACAGTTAGTTGGTATGCTGAAAATTTCTTTTGTCAGGTTGGCTTCTGCTGCCATACGTGAATTTGGACGGATTAATGGTGTCATGGATGAATTGGAAAGGCTTAAGAACACAGTTGAATCTATTAGAGCTGTGTTGCTTGATGCTGAGGAAAAACAAGAGCAAAGTCATGCCGTCCAAAATTGGGTAAGAAGGCTTAAAGATGTGCTTATTCCTGCAGATGACTTGCTAGATGAATTTCTTATTCAAGATATGATACAAAAAAGGGATGAACCTCATCatcaaaacaaagtaaaaaagGTACTTAATCCATTCTCTCCAAACAAATTTGCTTTCCGCCATAACATGGCTAATGAGATtgagaaaatacaaaaaatgttTGATGATGTGGTGAGAGATATGTATGTGTTGATTCTAAACTCcaatgttgtggttgttgagAAACCTAACAATGAATGGAGGGAAACCAGTTCTTATGTGTTAGAATCAAATATCATTGGAAGAGATGATGACAAAGAGAAGATTGTAAACTTGTTGAGACAATCCCATGGAGATCAGAATGTTTCTTTGGTGGCTATTGTTGGGATGGGTGGTTTGGGAAAGACAACTCTTGCTCAGTTGGTATATAGTGACGACCAAGTTCAAAATTTGTTTGATAAGAGTATGTGGGTATGTGTCTCTGATAACTTTGATGTCAAAACTATTGTGAAGAACATGTTGGAGTCACTaaccaagaaaaaaattgatgatacattATCATTGGACACCTTGCAAAATATGCTTGGTGGAAATTTATCCGGTAAGAGATACTTGTTAGTCCTAGATGACATTTGGAACGATAGTTTTGAAAAGTGGGATAAATTGTGGACTGGCTTGATGTGTGGTGCTCAAGGAAGTAAGGTTATAGTGACTACTCGTAGTAGAACTGTGGCTCAAACCATGGGTGTATGTGTCCCCTATGCTTTGAATGGGTTGATTCTAGAAGACTCTTGGAGTTTATTAAAGAATATTGCATTTAGGGATGATACCACTGGAGTGAATCGAACTCTCGAATCAACCGGCAAGAAGATAGCAGAAAAGTGCAGAGGCGTTCCATTAGCAATTAGATCATTGGGAGGCATATTAAAgaataaaagagaagaaaatgaatGGGGTCATGTCTTGCGAGGTGACTTTTGGAAATTGTGCGAGGAAAAAGATAGCATCATGCCGGTCCTAAAATTGAGTTACCGAAACTTGTCACCTCAACAAAAACAGTGTTTTTCTTATTGCTCTTTATATCCTAAGGATTGGGAATTTAAGAAGGGTGAGTTGATTCAAATGTGGATGGCACATGGTTATCTTGAATGTTCAGTCGAAGGGCAATGCATGGAAGATGTTGGTAACCaatttgttaatattttcttgatgaaatcaTTCTTCcaagatgcaaaattgaatgaaGATGGTGATATAAACTGTTTTAAAATGCACGATTTAATGCACGATCTTGCAACACAAGTTGCTGGAAATGATTGTTGTTACTTGGACaataaggcaaaaaaaattataggaagACCAGTGCATGTATCAGTGGAATcagatgcagtttgtttgttgGAATCATTGGATGCTAGTAGGCTGCGAACTTTGATTATGTTTACTTCCTATGGCCAAAAGATATGCCATGAAGATGATTTGACAATTATTTCAACATTTAAATACTTACGTGTCTTGAAACTGAAGTATTTATTTTTGAGCAAGCTTTTTGGTTACATTGGAAAATTGAAGCATTTAAGATATCTTCACTTGTTAGAGTGTGGGGGACTAGAAAGTGGTTCCAAATCTATAGGCAATCTATTTTGTTTACAAACAATAAAAGTTTCATTGGGAATTGGTGCTGAAGTTGTACTTTCTACACAAGTTAtctcaaaattaatcaatttgAGACATCTTGAGATTAATACTCAGACCTTCAAAGATGAGCAACCAGTTAGATTTGGTAAATTGAGTATACATCATCACAAAGGTGTGACTTTTTCCAAATGGATTTCTCCACTCACAAATATTGTTGAAATATCTCTTAGTTATTGCAAAGCTTTCCGATACCTCCCACCAGTGGAACGTCTTCCTTTCCTTAAGTCACTTAAGTTACGCTGCATTAATTATTTGGAGTACATATATTACGAAGAGCCTATTCTTCATGAATCATTCTTCCCATCTTTGGAGAGCCTACACATTTATAAATGTGATAAGCTGAGGGGATGGAAAAGGATGGGAGATGATTTAAATGATATTAACTCTTCACATCATCTCTTGTTGCCTCAGTTTCCTTGTCTATCTAAATTGGCAGTTAGAGAGTGTCGGATGCTGACTTGCATGCCTACTTTTCCAAACATTAAGAGCTTGTCATTGAATTACTGCAGTGTAGAGATATTGCAAGCAACACTATGTAGTGCAGCTTCACAATACTCGATTGGTTGCACTCCTCTTTCCATGCTCAAATCCTTGCGCATTAATGAAACCATTGTGGATATGAAAAACGTCCCACAAGATTGGTTGAAAAATTGTACTTCTCTTGAGAATCTTGAGTTTGACGATCTTTCAAGTCAATATTTTCAAGTAATTGAAATATGGTTTAAAGATGACCTCATCCGTTTTTCTTCTCTCCAAAAAATCACCTTTCAATTTTGTATGGATCTAAAGGCATTGCCAGATTGGATATGCAACATCTTATCACTTCAGCACATCAAGATAGACAATTGCACAGATCTGGTATTGCTGCCCAAAGGAATGCATCGTCTTACCAACTTACGCACCTTAGAAATCATTGTATGTCCACTCTTAGGTGAAGCATGCCGGACAGAAACAAGTGCAACTTGGCCTAAAATTGCTCAAATCCCAAACATAATCATAAAAAGTGATTGAGATTAGAAAGGTACACATTTCTTCTTAAAACAACTACTAGTATTTTTGGTCTCTATTGTTTAGTTTTGTCGATTTTTGAAAGTAAATAGATTCCATTATTTAAACCTTTTGAAacagtttttaattatttttttggctcTAATTTATACTtgcaatttattttcttcactTACTTATTTGTAGTTTCAAGTTTAAGgtaaatgtttttaaattgttatTTTAGCATGAAAAAACTGATTATTTGAATGCTTAATTACAGGTGAAACTGGAAGGGGGAAAAGCTTTTCTTTTGACCATATTCCAGAAGAATTATATTGAGCTAGCTAGCTTGCTCAATATAAGAAATGGAAGCATGGAGAAGATGCGTGAAAAGGCTGTTGATGTTTTTCTTAATTATCATTGATGAATATTTTCCTTGTCTTTAATTGTAATGTTATTGTGCTTGAACATAAGAGGCTGATTGATTGATCTGTTCTACAACTTTTCCATGAATGATCTACTTGTGTTGTGTTCTAATTGGTGGATAGTTGGAATCGGATCGGTAATGTATAATAAATTCGTATTTTGGATCCAAATTTTCAAAGACAGTGGATTTGGAAAATTGTTCCTGGTGAATCGACATGAGTTTTGGATTTGTTATCTTTCCTTAAAAAGCTATTTCTTGCAATTTTAACCTTGATACAAACTCATATAGTGACTagctaaaatgatttttgtctGATTTATATACCTAACTAAAGTCAGATGGGGAGGCCCATAGGGTACATCTGTGGCGGAGAAGTTAACGGAAGCAGTGACGACATTGCATGTGTGGCTGTGCTCGTCAATGGTGGCTTTGGTGGTATCACCGTCACAGCATCACCACATGCATTCCATTCTATCATGAGAAAGGTGTCTAAGCCTAAGATGtcacaaatatttttggtgGCACTACATTCTTATCTGGACCCTTAGCAACAAACTCCTTAGCCAAACCAATCCTCTTCAAATCCTTCTTTGCCTGTATCACACATCTATTAGTCTCAAATATCAAATTGCAATTTTGTTCATTACACAATTTTGATACTTAGTTTAGAGTGACTTCAAACTGAGGCAAATACATTAGATATCTTTATTTCTCCACAGCTCCACTTATGCATGCAGCTATTACATTACCATTAGGAAAATTCACTACTATAGGAATATgaataatttcattttgtttaatgAACCAATGTAAGCAAAAACAGATGTAGTTGGCAACATAGGAATTACCTCTCTTAGTCATGTTTTCTGAACCTGTCTTCTTAAGCAGCATCATCAGGTTCTGATATTGATCCTTGGTCAAGGTCATGCTTCTATTATCACTAAGCTTGCAAAGGATAATATTGAATACATgtgaagaatttgaaatttctatCAAACATGTCTCAAAGTTAATCAATTTGAAGCATCTTGAGATTACTGATGTAAAATTccttgaagaaaaaaagatgACATCAGGATTTAGAATGTTGGACATGGGAGAGCGATACAAGGGTGAACATTTTTCAAATTGGCTTTCTCCACTTTCCAATATAGTTGACATCACTCTCCATAATTGTGAAGGTTTGAAGTATCTCCCACCAATGGAACGTCTTCAGTTCCTTAGGTCTGTCCGTTTAAGTCACCTTCCTGAACTGGAGTACATATATTATGAAGAACCATTGTCTGAAACATTCTTCCCATCTTTAGAAAGACTTTTTTTATGCGAAAACAATAAGTTGAAGGGATGGTGGAGGATGAACGATGTTGTCAATGAAGACGACCATAACTGTTCACAGTCACACAATCTCTCCTTGCCTCCATTTCCTCCACGACTTTCTTTTTTAACAATTGACGAATGTCCAATGTTGACCCGTGTGCCTACTTTTCCAAACCTTGACAAGAGACTACAATTCCGTAGTTCCAATATGGAGACATTGGAAGCAACAATAAACTCAAAATGTTTGATTGAATTCCCTCCTCTTTCCAAGCTAAAATACTTGCAGCTAGAGAACGTTGATCTGGATATGAAAAAATTCCCAGAAAATTGGGTGCAAAATCTAACTTCTCTGGAGCTTCTTGAAGTTGTCAATTTTTCTGATCAAAAAATTCAGGATATTGGAACTTGGTTTTTGGAAGACTTCAACTATCTTCCTTCCctccaaaaaattgaattttggaaGTGTTCAGAACTAAAGGCATTGCCAGATTGGATTTTGAACCTCTCCTCACTTCAGCACATCACCATTTATTACTGTGAAATTATAGCTTACCTGCCCGAAGGAATGTCTCGTCTTGCCAAATTACAGACCCTAGAAATAGTTAATTGTCCCCTCTTAATGGAAGAATGTGAGACAATAACAAGTGCAACATGGTCCAAAATTGCTCACATCCCAAACATAATCTTAAAGGTACCCACATTTCTCAAAATCTCtgctaatttaattttatttggtttcttcttcttcttcttcttcttcttcttcttcttcttcttcttcttcttcttcttcttctctttttgaatgaattttcttttggtttctgttgtttcattttttagattaacAAAAGTAAATGGAGTACATTATTTGTAAATGGCTTTGTTGGAAATGTACCAATGTGATGAATCTGATAGATTGATTTTCTTTCTAACCTCAGAAATGCAATTATTTTCATATCACTCTTTGACTCTGTTCTTACTCTAAATGTTTTGAGCCTTTATTGTTGTTCAccaatttttagttaattatgTGTCTGCAGGTGCACTGATGCAATTGTTGAAGGTTGGACTACACTTGGGGGTGTTACTGTTGTGATTTTTATTCAAACCCTGTTGTTGTTGTAATAATAAGTAAGAAGTTGTTGTAATTTGTCATCTAAGGTCCTCCATTTCTAATGGTTTCTTTGTCTGTGTGATTCACTTAGTTTAAAAACAATTGAAGTGATTTCCCTTGTATTTTGTTGTTTAGGTTTGAATGCTTGTTCTATCTCTgcactcttttttccttcatcaaggtttttaatgagacaGAAAGATTCTTACATtttgggttttggtctagtccccccaAGATTTTATTgtatccttattttattttaatttaatatatttcattgaACTTCTAGAAATGTGCATCATATTTTAACAAGAATGTACATTTTATCCTATGTATTTGATTTGTCCATCATCACATTAATTAAGGAATAATAAACATAACCTTTGAAAGTACATCATAGCCTTATCTTGTAGTAACTCAACAATTCATTTGAAATGAGAGGTAACTTGCTTCAATGCACTAGAAACACACAATCACATCTTCTCTTGTAGTGTTGCTAAAGAAATATGCATGGCGTGCTATTTTCGTTTGGTTGAGATAGTTTCCATCATTTTGGGGGACGATGGCAGTTGGTGTTGTTTCTGGTGCAAGGGACGGACTTTCGTCGGAGATTATTTCGAGGTTTTTACTTCCGGTGCCCGAGTGTGAATTCACGCTTAATTCAGTAATTTGCTTTGTTTAATGACTTTAGTCTGTGATTAAAAGTTTGTTAGTGTTGATCAGAGTTGTGGGTGGAAAATTACGGAAAACAATGGTTTGGtttatttgaacaaattgcAATTGTAACAAGGAACTAGTACGTCTATGTTCCACCCACAAGGAACAAGTTTACTAATCTTTCAGCCTCATGAATATACTAAACTTGAGCCTCGTGCTCGTCTATGTTGCTTTCTTGGTTATAGGACTGAACACAAAGGTTATCGATGTTGGGACCCAATATCCCAACGCATCCGTATCTCTCGTCATATTGTCTTTTGGGAACATATAATGTTCTCTTCCTTgtcaaagtttatgtcaatcCCTTCTACATCAACTCCTCTCTTAACTAACCCTGATGTCGATTATTTTCCTATTGACACAATTGCAGGTTCTGAGACACATGTAGGTTCATCTAGTGAGCTTCCGACGCCTTCTGATATTCCATCCACTTCTAGTGACGATGTTTCGCCTGTTGATCCTGCACCGCCCACTGTTGAACTTCCTCCACGGGTAAGAAATCCACCTCCATACCTTCGTGATAATTACTGTAACAGCCCGAGccccttttctacgtatttagtaggcaatcccggctgtcacctcacgatcttctccacccccctctctagtggagtttttgccttccatgggaatcgaaccatgtaccctGGGATAAATACATGTTCAATCTATTCCCACTACCCTGGGGATAAATGTATAATggatatatcatattttattagcTGTCCTTCATGTAAACTATATGCCTATGCCTCTCTTAAATTATCTCATGTTACGTTTGGAAAGATATTTTGATAGTTTAAAAATGAAGGaatttaagaaaaagaaatcaataTTATCTCAATATAAGTAGTATATGTATGACTTTCTCATCAGATGacatagataaaaataaaatgtgtatatCCATGGAGATAAAGATTGAATTTCTCATGTGTCACATTAATTAGTTTCAATTAAACATGTGTTGTTGTGTAGCATATCGTTGATTCACTTGTTAGATTAATTACACTTTGCTAAGTTTGCTTGGTTGACAAGCAATTTTCTTAATCCGTACGCAAACAATATACAAGAGGAAGGAAGTAGTATTTTCATAAgtatatttttcaaataaaataaaataaataacaatttcATAAGTAGTCATGGTTGCGGAGTGGTTTGGATACTCCCTCTACTTTTCTCTTCATGGCGGCGATTTGATTAATCTGGTATACTAGAAACAAACTTTGTTTCAATAATGAAATTGTTTCGCAATTCTCTCTTAGATTGCAAATTGAGAATTTCGTCCTTTTGCTTAGAGCATGTTTCTTTAACTAACAGATGGTGACAACAACAAAGTTATTAAAGGAGTTTTAGATGTAGtaacaaaattacaatttaacCCGTAACAACCGACTCGTTCTATCCGTCACCCGTACAACCCGACATCTGAACAAACTGAAGATGTAGATGATCAGAATTGGATCTAAATTAAACAGTTGTAATTTTTATCACTTTGGTGATTTTCGGCTCAAAACTTGCCGAAATCGACAGATACACAAACCTAGTTGGGAGCAGCCCCACACAGTTTCTTTAGGAAAACAAATACTCTactttttattaagttaataattaaaaataaaaagtttttccTCAGGACTGTCTGATCAATTCGTCAAATACTCAAATCAAcattgaataaatataaatcGTCTGATCAAATCTCTACGGCCGAGATCGATAACTGCATGGAACTGTATGAAAACAGTACAACATCAAATCTCGATCCCGTTATAATCCAAACCCACCTTTCCTCTCTAACCTCATCAACGAAGACTGCAAAACGCAGcagcaaacaaataaaaattcaaaactgaAAATTGCTAGGTTATTGAAAGGGACAAATCAGATAAATCCAATTAATTTGTCATAGAATTGTTTCTGGTCAAATTCAGAAGTTTctcttaaaattaattttgaaagaCTAAATCAGTTTAAGAAAAGAGAATCAAAGATATTGAAAAGTGCAAATATGAAACCAAACATccactaaaaatttatttaaacatatgataatcataTATATGTGCCAACACTTTGAGAAAGTAGAATCAATATCCTCCCCTACAACAACACAAACCCTTACTTTTACTACAAAAGCCACCCCTAGGAAACTCGtatttatttatacaaatataaCTACAAACTTTATCGTTATTTGGACATGGCCCTTTTTCAGCGCAGTATGTATAATAATATGCTTCTCCTacaatcaatcaatataatattgttagaacaataaataaataaataaataaataaatatgtatgtatgtatataggtatagaataaataaatttgttaccTGGAGTCAAAACAGAAACGATGCATAGAATTGCAATGAGAAAATACACACACTTGATGCTTGCTGCCATGTTTGAAAGATGAATAAAGATCTACGTTACAAGAAGCTATTTATAttattcactacaagaaaatcacTCTCCCTCGagttcttaatataagagattcTTTATTCTTTAGATTCATTGCAcatttaatgtatttaatcaataatatggGCTAAATACATTAGACtctcaatgaatctagaaagtcaaatttctcttatattaaggatcggagaaaatatattaatttttgttactgcattaaattaaaagttgttgaCATTTTCAAACGAAATATCGGTATTAATAATTTTCCTTATCTATGGTTTAATTTAGAATAAAgtaattttgacttttttaaaCCCAACCCAAACCAACCTGTTAATAATCGGGTTGGTTGGTTCGGATTTGATACTGGAAGTGCGAGTTTGATGATGAACCCAACCAAATAAATATTGAACGGATTTGGTAACGGATTAGGCCAAATCCGGCCCAACCCAACCTGCGTACACCCCTATTATTTAATACTACTAATTTGATTTGAAATAGGAAAAGCCTCAACTACAtacaaatacatattttttttttaaaaaattgggtTCATAACCAATAATTATAAagaattactccctccgtcccacaaTGAGTGACTCATTTTAACTATATCCATTATTCATATATCTtcttttaatcatattttttattaataaataaaaataaatattaacatataagatgttattGGATTCGACTCCATGAATATTTTCAAGATATCATATGCGTGAAACGAGTTCAGATcagcttcattttttttatccttcttTTCCTCCAGTTTTTCCACCGCTGAAAAATTTAACTGGAGTAAAAGGAGGATAAAAAAATGGAGCTGATCTGAACTCGTTTCACGCATATGATATCTTGAAAATTGTCATGGAGTCGAATCCaataacatcttatatgttaatatttatttttatttattaataaaaaatatgattaaaagaAGATATATGAATAATGGATATAGTTAAAATGGGTCACTCATtgtgagacggagggagtaattctTTATACGCATATGATAACTTGAGGGTTCAATTGATGTGTGTTCTTGAATTTGCACATCGTTTGCATCATCATTGACTGATTGCTAGATGGTTACGTCACACAATTTATTGTTACAATGTCAACTTTGCTAAAATTTGCAATTTGCTTTTTGTTGCCTTCTAGGGTGGGATAAATGGTACTCCACCGTGAACGAGCTAAAGGAACCGTTCGATGAAAGATGTTGTAATGTACTcttccgtcccattttatatgaattattttgaataaatgGTATTATTCACTTATTTTgctttgatcatatttttttaataatatataaatataaatattaacatataagatcttatgagtattttcaaaatataaagtttttataatttttactaatagacaattaaatatattaatcatcaaaattATGCGTTGACATATGTGCAGTAGTCAAActaattcttatattttggaagaACTAATGGAGCAAGAGTCCTAAAATATTCAATGATTTTAAGCAAACTTAAAGTGGATATGTGAttgaatatttttctttctttaattaaaattgcAGATTTCACTTTCTTGTTTGTAAATAAGTATTAGATCTGCAAATGACCAACAAAATAATAAGGGCTTTGGATCTGGATCAACCAAAGAAAGGATctataaaataatagtattaGATCTATAGAATTTTTCATTTCCTAACATTGTGAGATTATTCCAAAATTATGACTTAAGATTATTCCTAGAAATATAGATTTGgatcaaccaaataatgtctcACATAAAAATCACAACATGATTTAAGATGTTGTTTCTTCTCAATGATTGCTGCAAATATGGGGTTGTTGggtgagaaagaaagaaagacagAGATCAATGATGTATCATATGAGAGATGATAGAAAAAATGAGAATGAACCAAAAAATATTCAGTGTTATGAATGTATGATAAGAATCATAGAGCTTCGCTATCCAATGGCTAAGAATAATTTCTATAACCTCTGATAGCGATTTTTTGAAAAGCGCCGTTAAAGCGCGTAGTCAAAAGTGTTCTAAAcaggtactccctccgtcccaaattataaggaaaaaacacCTCTTTTTTtagtcccaaattataagggaaaaaactcaaatttgacCAATTTAACTCTAAAGTTCCAGAAATACCCTTAGTTATGTTTTCCAAAACAATTCAATTTATTATGATTACTAGAATTTAATATGGTCAAGAACTTCTTggtattaaaatttgaattaatggatGACCCTTCTTTCCCTTTTTTCTTGGTATTGAACCCATGAATTAACCaactttacgtatttcaatTGCTTCATCAACAACATTTATTCCTTTATAGAgtcactctaattaatattatgaTTATCATTTGATTTTTCATGTGATAAGTTAATAAGGGTacttttggaaataaaattatgtttttgacaaattttagaatattaaatgatttttttaataagtgtgttttttgttttttcccttataatttgggacggagggagtatactaTAGCCCTTTAGTTTACAATTGATTTTTTCTTGATCAATTCATCATTAATCATTTTGAGGGaaacattttattttgtaatCACGTCGATCTACCTGCTCTTTTTCATTGGTAATCAAGTCAAATAGAGCTTAAAGTCCAAGCACGGTTATTTGGTAACGAATAGCCTATCGGTTAGGGaccaatatatataattttggcTTGGTAATTGGTAGATGAGGCACAATGGTTGCGAATCTTGCGACTGATTGAGTTTTGGACTATCTTTGAAATAATGTTTGTCATGTTTGCATCCTTACCAAGCATGACTTACTTAGCCGTTGATTGTGAACTCCCTGGCTCCGCCATTGAATCTATTAGAGTTTTGTGTTGTTGCAGCAAGAAAGAGAGAGTGAAGAAGGAAGAATGGGTGAGGGAGCAGTGATTTCTAGGTGTTCAGTACTAAGGCTATAAGTGTCTAGCTGTTTTTGTTAAGGTGGAGTACTTTTCTACTAGAAACATTTGTATTTCATGAGCGaatttttgtgaaaatttataACAGTCGACAGATTTCACCATTTT of Trifolium pratense cultivar HEN17-A07 unplaced genomic scaffold, ARS_RC_1.1 scaffold_76, whole genome shotgun sequence contains these proteins:
- the LOC123901733 gene encoding putative disease resistance protein RGA1, whose protein sequence is MAEKIPYGVATTLINRLASAAIREFGRINGVMDELERLKNTVESIRAVLLDAEEKQEQSHAVQNWVRRLKDVLIPADDLLDEFLIQDMIQKRDEPHHQNKVKKVLNPFSPNKFAFRHNMANEIEKIQKMFDDVVRDMYVLILNSNVVVVEKPNNEWRETSSYVLESNIIGRDDDKEKIVNLLRQSHGDQNVSLVAIVGMGGLGKTTLAQLVYSDDQVQNLFDKSMWVCVSDNFDVKTIVKNMLESLTKKKIDDTLSLDTLQNMLGGNLSGKRYLLVLDDIWNDSFEKWDKLWTGLMCGAQGSKVIVTTRSRTVAQTMGVCVPYALNGLILEDSWSLLKNIAFRDDTTGVNRTLESTGKKIAEKCRGVPLAIRSLGGILKNKREENEWGHVLRGDFWKLCEEKDSIMPVLKLSYRNLSPQQKQCFSYCSLYPKDWEFKKGELIQMWMAHGYLECSVEGQCMEDVGNQFVNIFLMKSFFQDAKLNEDGDINCFKMHDLMHDLATQVAGNDCCYLDNKAKKIIGRPVHVSVESDAVCLLESLDASRLRTLIMFTSYGQKICHEDDLTIISTFKYLRVLKLKYLFLSKLFGYIGKLKHLRYLHLLECGGLESGSKSIGNLFCLQTIKVSLGIGAEVVLSTQVISKLINLRHLEINTQTFKDEQPVRFGKLSIHHHKGVTFSKWISPLTNIVEISLSYCKAFRYLPPVERLPFLKSLKLRCINYLEYIYYEEPILHESFFPSLESLHIYKCDKLRGWKRMGDDLNDINSSHHLLLPQFPCLSKLAVRECRMLTCMPTFPNIKSLSLNYCSVEILQATLCSAASQYSIGCTPLSMLKSLRINETIVDMKNVPQDWLKNCTSLENLEFDDLSSQYFQVIEIWFKDDLIRFSSLQKITFQFCMDLKALPDWICNILSLQHIKIDNCTDLVLLPKGMHRLTNLRTLEIIVCPLLGEACRTETSATWPKIAQIPNIIIKSD